TTGTTCTTGTCgttatttatttggttttcttttttgtttctttcatttttttccaggtgGTTACCATCCGGTGAAAATCGGCGATCTCTTTCACAATCGATACCATGTCGTGCGCAAGTTGGGCTGGGGCCATTTCTCCACCGTCTGGCTCTGCTGGGACTTGGTGTCAGTTATTATTTCACGattctattttgatttcatttttctgattCGGATCATGTCTGGTGTTCGTGCCATCTCCTCATATTCTCATGgcttctcccttttctttttttatttatttattttcatacaGGGCGAAACGGTTTGTGGCGCTCAAGGTGGTCAAGAGCGCGTCGCATTACACGGAGACGGCGCTGGACGAGATCAAGTTGCTCCGTTGCGTACGCGAGAGCGACGAAACGGACCCGAAACGCGAGAAGACGGTCCAGCTTCTTGATGATTTTAAGATCAGCGGCATTAATGGCACGCACGTCTGTATGGTCTTTGAAGTGCTCGGTCACAATCTTCTCAAACTCATCATACGCAGCCAGTACCAAGGCATTCCTCTGCTCAACGTCAAGACCATCATCCGCCAGGTTTGATATCGACGCAGTCATGTGGAAGATTATCGATTTCTtaattgattgttttcttctcgTACAGGTTCTCGAAGGTTTGGACTATTTGCACACCAAGTGTCGCATCATCCACACGGACATCAAACCCGAGAACATTTTGATCTGCGTCGATGAGCCATTCATTCGGAAACTCGCAGCCGACGCTACCCAGTGGCACAAGATGGGCATGAAACTCCCCGGTTCTTTAGGTATTATTCCCAGCAATATCCTCATGTGAAATTATACGTTTTTGGTACGTGTTGGCTCTCCTTGGCGTTtctggtcgtcgtcgtgtaaACGGGACGTGCCGATCTCGTTTGGCTAAGCTATTGGAGTGGTTCATTTGTCGTTTtcgactttctttttctgttggttCGTTTCCTTTGTCTTGTGATTTCTGTTGTTCCCTTTTAGACGTGGGCAGACGCCTGTTGTTGTGGAGTGTTTATAGCGTTTTCCACCGTCTTTAATTCTTTGCTGCTTCCTTACATTGCAGTGAGTACGGCGCCCAAAGAACTGCAGTCTACCAATACGACCAACATGTCAaaaagcaagaagaagaagatgaaaaagaaggcCAAAAAGAAGGCGGAGTTACTGGAAAAGCAGCTCCAGCAATTGGAGGAGCTGGAAGAGAATCTCCAGATTAACGGTATGGAATTCCGTCCGTCTCTTTTTGAATAAAGTTCCATTTTCTAGGCATTTTAGGGAAGAAATTTGCATTTGCGAAACGAAACGCCGAGTTGGTCGCTTTTCCTACTCTTTGACACTTTCCGTCTTGGTATaggaaaataaagttaaaactgaaaaaaatgttaccgGCAAAATTTCAAGGAACAAATGTCTCAATTGGCCCCGAACAAAGCGATTGCACGCAACACATCGATCTCTCCGAGGTCTTTTGTGCTGCGTTTGGGTTCCGCGTTTATGCGCAACGCGGATGGAGCCGCTCTGAAACTGGGCCGTCCATGTCTTGAATATTTACGttgcattttcaattcatatTTGTCGCATTATCTCTCCATCTTTCACTAGTTTTCTCTTGGCGACTCTTAAAGCTCTTGACTTGCCTGCAATTGACTTGTTGACgaaatttctttgttgttttcgttgtTCGGTGGACTGTAATGATTTCAGGATGTAAAGAGACGGAAACAAACGGAACGAGCTTGCAAGCTGCGGATGAAGCGTGCGCGGCGAATCCCACTCTCAGGAACGGTGGATCCAACAGTAAAAgcaaaatttcattcattcaagtTAGCAGTGAactaattatttgtttttctctctctcttccagaTGTAGAACATCGCAAGAGTTTTGCGGAGATGACGGAGGCTCAAGTTCATCCGGCTTCGTCTGCTTCCGCTCCCGAGGGCTTCCTTAACCCTCAGGATAATCCGAACGGCAACGAGAACTCGACGACCAGTACGcgttttcttcatattttgaTGCCGAGATTTGGGATTAATTTCTTGTTGCCAACACTTGCAGGTGAAAGCGGGATGCGTCGCACGTCTTCGGTTCCAGATCAGCGGTCGTTGCTGGACAAGAGACCAGATCCCGTCCGAGAAGTCTGGCCTGACATGTTGGTGAAAATTGCAGATTTGGGCAACGCCTGCTGGGTGGTAAGTAAAGAGAAATTGGAGCCTGTGGGTCGGTTGCTGAaactctttttcctatttttatcgAATAGCATCACCACTTTACGGAGGATATTCAAACGAGGCAATACCGTTGCCTTGAAGTTTTACTGGGTGCTGGATACGGGACTCCGGCCGATATTTGGAGCACGGCCTGCATGGCGTTCGAGCTGGCGACCGGTGACTACCTGTTCGAGCCGCACTCTGGCGAAGATTATTCGAGGGACGAGGACCATTTGGCCCACATAATCGAACTTTTGGGTGATATTCCAAAACACATTGCGGCTTCTGGGAAATACTCGCGGGTCTTCTTCAACAAAAAGGGTGAGACGGATGAACCGCGTCCGCTGGAAGATGACGAAATGCTCATTGCGTTTTGTTGATTGTCACAGGAGAATTGCGGCACATCACGAAGCTGAAGCCGTGGGGTCTCTTCGAGGTGCTAACGGAAAAATACGAGTGGGATATCCAGCAAGCGCGGGACTTTGCCGAATTCCTGCATCCCATGTTGGCGTTTGATCCGAACCAGCGAGCAACGGCGGCCGAGTGTCTACTTCATCCGTGGCTTACGGGCGTGCCACTTGAcggccatcagcagcagttgcAGGCCGAGCGCCGTCAATGTTTGTCGTTTGTTCACCAACCGACCGAAGAGGTTGGTGACTTGGACGATGAGGTAAAAACGTTTTGCCACAGCCATTCCATGACGACAAGTTGTTGATTGTTCCGTTTATAAAAGGAGgaggatgacgacgacgaagatgaggacgatgacgatgaagatgatgacgacgacgacgatgatgcgGATTCGCCTCGGCAGGTCGTCGTTCCTTCATGACAGTCTTCCGATTCGACCGCAATTCGTCGCTCACTTTGATCAACCACCCGACCACTTCTCCATCATCCCACCACCCCACACTAAACACATACAAGAAACACGTAACCATCATCTCTCATTCATAAAAATGGtcctgaaattatttttttggatttttgattCCCATCCATTCTTCCAGTTTGTTGACTTCATCTATTCCACCTTAACTTTCATGAAACACAGTCCCTGGGCAGGGAGAATCATATCCATTTGATGAGAAAACAAGCTGTCCCTCCACTATCGTTCCCTCCCATTCTCGTGTGTTTTCGAATCAaatcagatttaaaaatttttattaatttttttttacacaatttGATGGGAAAACAAGACAGGCCAATGGAATTCCATCACTATTATATCACCAGTCGCTTGGTCTGAATTCATatagaaacaataacaaaaaacgggAAATGTTTGCCATCACGAGGATTTCCATTCCGATTGCGGAATGCGTTGCGAAATTTGATTTGCCGATCACGAGACTCGGCGTCCATTTGACCCGCTGGAGCTGTTGTTGgccgatttttaatttattttcttgtgagTGAAAGGATAGGCAACGTGTGCGTCTCGCCCATTTAGACATTGAGACAGCGTCGCCCGGAtgtttgaaaagagaaaagcgcCGACGCGTTCACCGTCgctgaatttaaattattctttgaATGTCGTCCCGACATTCCAGACCGCCGTGACGGTACTCGAGATGGCATGACGTGTCTTGAATTTGTTCGtcatttgttccttttttttttggtcttgtCTTTTTGTTAATGAGCAAAGTTTGGAGACTTAACGAACTTGGGTGGCACGAGAGGTGGGTGGTGTGAGGCCCTTACCGGTCGTGACAGGAGACATTAGGGAATGGTACCTTATGTGATACGCCGTCGTCGAGGtcgatttcttcaaatttttttcccgtttgaaaaatgtctttatttttaaaaaatctcgtTTAGCCTGCGGGGTAGGGTGTgggtaggggggggggtttcaCGTGTCGGTCGAAGAATCCCAGGGCAATGTCTATCTCATTGAAGTgggtgatttttcttttttcttttgcattatTGATGTTGATGCGTGTTGTCGGCAAGTTGTACTCGAAAAGGTGGAAACAAAAGACATTGGTAGTAAATGGGTCGCTCGATTCGGTTAGTAGATTGACTCTTGTTGCTCTCTCCTTGTACACCACCACCCACTCTCTACCCCCCTTCCTCACCCAATGTTTATTATCATTTCAACCAATTAAGTCATTGTAGCCCTCGATTGAAGACaagtgaagatgaagaaggaaattgttgattatCTTCCGAGTGCAATCTACGGTTCTCTTGTATCTTATGTGACGCAATCAACTCACCATCCCTCCCTCGCAGTCTGtcatctttattatttttttttttattttctgtaattGAGACGTCGATCAGGAGGAGAAggtgaaagaaaatggttcgaaaatcagacaaaaaaaaagttttgtttgagTTTTGTGTATGGAATCCCAACTCCCCTGAACCTTATAGTCGTCAGTCGCGGATTATGTCACCaatcctgtaaaaaaaaacgaaaacaaaataaaataaaccccaTGTTTAACTTCTGGTTTTCTGAATTTGTAATTCCGATTGTTGTAACTCGTCCGTCTCCACCTTCACCACAAACGACTGACATCGATGACATGAAACTTGGTCAAACATTTATGCAAGAGAAATGAACCGAGAAAACTGCAACCGAAAGTAAAAACCTCTCGATTGTTTGCCTCCGCTTTCCTGTAGTCTTTACTCAAATGTTTGTCTCCTCTCTTCCATCTGCCTCTCCCGACCCCTCCATTGGCTGTACAGATTTGAGTGGaaacacgaaaagaaaaaaacactgGAATCAATTTTGGTCCTGAAATTAGTTGGGAACAATGGCGCGAAGCGAAATACATCGGTATTCTCGTTACTTTTCATTATTGCATTTTGGTTGAGTCGAGTTTGAAAGGCACTCCATTGGCTTCATGTCAGCCGTAATTTCCCATTGGTCGTCAATTTGGAtcaactttgaaatttgtgGGGACGACGAGAGTGAACAGTTTGCCGAGCGAAAATCGCGAGAGGATGTGAGAAATTGGTTCATCATTTGCCAATAACTCGGGTCAACTGCAGGGGGGCGACGATCGTCAATAGGAGAGATGCTTCACGAAATCTGATTTTAAATTCCCTTTGCAAGTTGCTATACTTTCAATGTGCTTCCGTCGTTCGTTTAATCGTCCGTCTGAATAATTTCTCAGAGGGATTctttacagttttttttatcattcagGAGGAAGTTGTTTCTTCCCTCAATAGACATGCAATTATGCATGCATAACCTACAGAGGGGTGGAATTGTGCAATGCCAGGATTGAGCATTCTagccaaaaaatacaaaaacttaCGAATTTCAATACTAGATGGCGTACGGTATTGTTGTTTGTCTCGTGGAGAACAAATGTCGGaagttgtgtttgtgtgtgagtgtTTTTATCGGTTTATTACTAACCAAATTCAACCATAATCATACGTAGACAAGTCAATAATTGTAGACTGATCGCcataattgatttttgttgCACATGTTCCTCTATTTTACTATTGCTAGATATTGTGTCTGTTGTTGTCCCATCAGGTGATATTCATGGGCCATTGGCATTCCCAGATAACAACGAGTTTCTCAATATTCTATTACTAACCACATGTGCAGCTACTAAAGATCAGATTTATGACCCAACAattgtagaaagaaaaaggtaagcAGAACACTGAAACACATTTTAAACTGAAATAATTGAGCTTTGTTTTGCAATTAAGTTCTCAAGATTTGAAGCTAGATTTGAGTAAATTAAAGTGCACAGTTCAGGTTTGATGAGTTTCtcattgtttattatttggttaCATACCACGAAAACCAGCATGCTGAAAATATTATCAATGcctgtacacacacatttctGTATTTTACTATTCCTAGATAATCATGTGTTTTGTTGTTCTATCAGGTTGTACTTATGGATTACAGAATTCCCAGTTCCACAACACCCAATTCAAGTCCCTGAATATTTTGTGTGAACCACAGTTTCTGCTACCAAACATTGGTAGAAGAATACCAAAGGTAACCACCACGACTTAATCAATTGTAAACAAgatgatttaatattttttagtatGCAGGTTTCTCTTGACTCTCAGTAATTGGTAAATGTGAAGCAGTTGATATTGTGTGTAATCAAGGAGGTATATACCAGGTATATAATccattcccaaaaaaaaagcgtgCAGCAAACttccaaaggaaaaaagtgGTGCTGCTATTGTGGCAACAACAAAGATTCTATTGATTTGTTATCATTATAGATTACCTGTAAGTTATGTTTACATAAAATTATGAGAATTTTCATCATGTTAACAGtagttttataattttttgcttctttttcatttagattttGCTTAATATACTGGATGAGAACCATCTGGATTTCTTCCAAGGAAAAGTAAAGGGGGCAATAACACAGTCGACTAAGTTctttgtttgctaacccgttggctgcttcCTTGACCCGGCTGACCTTGCCCTCTTTGACTTCGGTCccgatttgaggtattgcttggtgtcgcttccatcttctttgaaACTTTTGGTATAtcaaaaagtaataatatccATTCTCATTTCAAGTTAGCGACGCTATTCCATGGATTGTGAACCTGACGAGAGACGACAGCTCAACGACGACTAATTGACGGGCTGTCATTCAGCAATACTGCTCGTTCAGTTCGTCCTTCGTCGCTCCGATTCATCGGGGAATTGAGCTTGCTCCAACTACGCGGCCACATGCCAGAATCATTGGATTACCCAGCCGACTTGTAAGTTACCCCAGCTCTCAACACAGCAGAGTTTTACTCTTTAGATTATGTTTGGCTGTTTGCCATGTTTGATGGCGTTTTCTTGTGTGCGACCACTAATCGCTCCCTATCAAAACTGGCCTCGGActcctctcttcttccttgtccaggtaatctcccttgGGCAGTTAATCAAGGCAGTCTCCCCCTTCTTGATTGACTGAACTTTGTAAGGAAAATTGAACATTTCATattgataaaattaatttagtgTAGATGGATGATAAACATTGTATGTAATAGTGTCAACTCAATAAGCTTGTaaagttatattttcaaaatacagTGTTATATATAAATCTTATATATCCCaacttattttcttcatctgttactttcttcttctgttttttgttttcattttcatacaACATAATACTGCACCaagcaattaaattaaacaaaagacCCATAATTTTATTGGATGGCAGGGGGCCTGATGCTTTCtcaaccgcgataataacacaGCGTTGTTATTTGTTGGGCATAGAAAGTTTTTCAATCTAGCAGTAGTCGATTGAATCACTCCTAGATCAAGAAAGATCACATTGTCTCTATTGTATACTGCATGGATGAGATTTGAGTGACGACAGTGATGGAAAAGATTTGACAGGACAGACAAACTAACGAACAACACACTGAATTGTGACACcaaggacagcagcagcaacagctttaaacacacctttcaccatctccTCATTAGGCAGCTAGCATCTCCAGTATCAGCCAAACATCAATGGCCATCGAAAcctacagagaaaaagaaagatttatcacaaGTAAGGCCAAGTGCAGGATGACAGGAATGCagttaaaagtttaaaaggtGATGGTATCAGAATAAgatatttcgtcaacaatctggaatcactAACAGATTTAGAAGCATTTAGAAGCACTACTCATTGTAGattggggatttcgtctgttgtgatgtgtaATGCTGCGAAGACGAGACACAAATTTGCAGGGatgaatattacgtgagtatcacgGTTATTTGCCCTTATTTGTTAGTTCTTTTAATAATTGGGTATCAACGACTCAACAAGCGAGATTGGttcggacattgttttcatggtACTGtcaaacgtttcttctttctgacgctGGACAGCATAGCATAGCTTATTTGATatcattttccactcagtttaGTTACGCTTACTTTGCTTCTCGCTGCTATTacaaacaaacttttgggTGATAACGGTCAGTTTCTGTTCcgacaacaaagctcacttgttagatttttaatattgtgtttttttttctacttccggttttctcttttcagtcagtagttcagtaaatattcatctgaagtacaaacaaactaaaaattcgtgatcctcgttcaatttgtggtaaagttcatgttttattttgtacgaaagcgtacttccggtttcaaaaattttcctgaactatagttcaggaaaattctcgattttgaccaaaatctggatttcgcttaaattacacctaatcgaccccaaattttacgtagatcacgaatatttagtttattttgacgacagctcaatggttaaggcgctatcgcttacttccggtatacttccggaaaatttgcataaaactagcaagtgagctttgttctctgtagaattctaaagactccatgctaattttaagcaaagagaaatggtctttttgattacttttatgaCTTTTGACTATCTAAGGCCAGTCCTTTAGATATTTAGTTTtgaacgtgtcaaatagatggcgtgaaagaatgttgtttgttgtgtcagATATGCTTATGGCTTATGGCGGCTCGTTGCCAAAAGTTTagctacagctattttcttcgaaaattactaATGAATTCGCTGGTAAATTGACTAGATTTCgtgtgcaatttgtttggcatGTGTTCTTTACCGTTTATGTGATTATAACATCATCATTTCTCATccatttccaggagaaaatgtgaaaggtgCATGAAGCCTGTACTGTCTTGTATTGTGTTAAAAATCCTGGTATCCTACTGAATatgtcatccaaatgacagAGTGGTAAAAACCAATGCTAGCTTTAGTACAGTATTGCTGGAACAtagtcttctcatcttttgtCAGGATTCATCACTATTATCGGCTGAATCATTCTATGGAACTTGccagatcaccaaccccatcacggaccaatctctcattccatcttgtagagaaccttggataacCGATTGGTGGTTTAGTGTGTAAGTTTGTTTGTCATGtcactaaatttattttgttgcagtcttatatgtatttaaagttcTGCACGTTCTGCACTtatgtctatctaatgtttaagtttaattattcttttagatcatagacatcaagcacattgatgccACAAATTATAGACAAggtgactttattttttatttacaggttcttgggttgcatgacagactttatgagaagtcatgtccaTTGAACAAAAAGGACAATGACTATACagtaacccgttggctgctagcCTGCTACTTGAATATCCCCTTTTACTTCTTTAAAATGTAAACAGGCCCTCTTggtttgaggtattgctttctgtcgctaaaattttatttaaaataactgtcctaataaatgttcattctgcctgcagggtaactccttcgctacttatcatggacttcatccattggtgaaaaccaATGACAACCAGGAGGAAAAGAGTGTGCTGGTCGAATGGGGCACTTGCAAGCTtaagccggaagcctactatAGGATTAATCGTTCTCGTAATAACTGTTCCTCaactcttcgctctttttccggtttctcctACCATCTCCCTGTCTGCAGTCAATTAAGGCAGTCTCCacctgtcttgattgactccatgtgcgagtttttaaagcaatttatcTCCCAAATGACACAAAGAAGTTGgttaggtttgttttatttgggtataaattgttttaaaacttGTACTAATAATCAATTGCCTTgtaccggacgctctgtttattaaatttttaataattttggaaaaaatttataaaatctaTTCAAGTTAATtagattaaatttaatttaattatatatAATTCAATAACAGTTAATTTAATCACATaatattgaatttattaataaataattttatttatttattattttttattaattaatttttattatttaatttgattaaaataagtTTAAAATTCGAATTTGAACATAAAGTAGTATATTTAACGTGCTTTATACATGATTTGATAAGCAATTAAGTTTACAAAATTAAGGATTAGGTTTCAAGTATAaagtaaataattgaaacattgCTTTAAGACGACGAAGACAACTACACAAAGAACTTTCACCACCATAAGCTGCAACATAACacattgaaaaccaaaatatcaaATAGTTTGAATTATACACTACacagatgaaaacaaataagacaaaatattttcgtaGACAACCAAAATTCCACTAAAACCAACTGAAGGATAATATCAACATCAGCTACTTCAAGGATTTCAGCAGATGAAGCATAACAGCTAAAACAGGAACCAGACAGCCAAACCACTTACATTTCCACCAACTCctgttagaaaaaaacaaacaaaaacagatatTATAGTTGGCAGTTAAGTCAATCGTGACTGATTactatttttcaataaaattacacAATTCCCGagttacaaataataaactcATAAATTACCATTTCTGGAGGTTTTCTTGCATCTATGCTCCAAGTCACCCTGCAACACCTCTGGATAACACCAGCTTCATGAAATGCATGCAGAAGATCGACATTTAACAACGTCACCAAGTCCTGTTAGGATAAAAGCATAATCATTAACTTACATTTAAACTATACCAGATGTAAAAACACTgtaagacaagaaagaaaacaatcatgtctcaaaattaaaatttagatgACATGGAGCAGAAGCAAATTCTTTGAGTTACAAGACAAGATAGCATAAAAAGTTATTAGAAAGGTAA
The window above is part of the Daphnia pulex isolate KAP4 chromosome 3, ASM2113471v1 genome. Proteins encoded here:
- the LOC124191496 gene encoding serine/threonine-protein kinase spk-1-like isoform X1 — its product is MDEFAAMPPSADRFGSTSSSPADMHRPRRHLPSPALAQATSLLRLTQTYGGSFDICDLSALHLSLTSSPSAPVVSSSVLHPSGLIGAAGRKLPVPGRAQHHQQQHHHNKMSSAVHHMSQSDLMMASVADAMDEMDALIRPSSGSASVISARDSPKLSLSRKLPVPPVSAATKVINQSRRLLPRPLSCDVPCVSDADIAAGLQSAAAYLPAGTSQRARSSQLCSRPYSFDYSSGAEAELEEAALLHQQHQHQHQQQQQQQGSIAGSDPSLLYLETQNRRSLIRQSSTTSCPALVRPCALSPRSPKYRTADASSFSGSVSGGSSINTTPSPLPLLHPSLLSTTDPTAYVPTGVLVPFTTPSHHHTALPLSIGSSQAVATAGVIIPPRPYLWPATAAASTIATHENPSLMIPSTGSAFRAPPLGPQYRQASLSLPPSGLDPPLDINNTNNTITSSTSASTTTLAMRRHRFHDVGDGGGSFCGPFGEFAHYRLDMQRPSRSRQPVRNSVILAARNDVKGSISETLDEDEEILGSDDDEQEDPRDYTKGGYHPVKIGDLFHNRYHVVRKLGWGHFSTVWLCWDLVAKRFVALKVVKSASHYTETALDEIKLLRCVRESDETDPKREKTVQLLDDFKISGINGTHVCMVFEVLGHNLLKLIIRSQYQGIPLLNVKTIIRQVLEGLDYLHTKCRIIHTDIKPENILICVDEPFIRKLAADATQWHKMGMKLPGSLVSTAPKELQSTNTTNMSKSKKKKMKKKAKKKAELLEKQLQQLEELEENLQINGCKETETNGTSLQAADEACAANPTLRNGGSNNVEHRKSFAEMTEAQVHPASSASAPEGFLNPQDNPNGNENSTTSESGMRRTSSVPDQRSLLDKRPDPVREVWPDMLVKIADLGNACWVHHHFTEDIQTRQYRCLEVLLGAGYGTPADIWSTACMAFELATGDYLFEPHSGEDYSRDEDHLAHIIELLGDIPKHIAASGKYSRVFFNKKGELRHITKLKPWGLFEVLTEKYEWDIQQARDFAEFLHPMLAFDPNQRATAAECLLHPWLTGVPLDGHQQQLQAERRQCLSFVHQPTEEVGDLDDEEEDDDDEDEDDDDEDDDDDDDDADSPRQVVVPS
- the LOC124191496 gene encoding SRSF protein kinase 3-like isoform X6, yielding MTLTLELHHSMDQWLLSWTVALPGTFWALLIPVATCAILIYAIERENNSGNSREYRHSVRKQRQFAVTSSSVIVVVEDVADELDSAKNDVKGSISETLDEDEEILGSDDDEQEDPRDYTKGGYHPVKIGDLFHNRYHVVRKLGWGHFSTVWLCWDLVAKRFVALKVVKSASHYTETALDEIKLLRCVRESDETDPKREKTVQLLDDFKISGINGTHVCMVFEVLGHNLLKLIIRSQYQGIPLLNVKTIIRQVLEGLDYLHTKCRIIHTDIKPENILICVDEPFIRKLAADATQWHKMGMKLPGSLVSTAPKELQSTNTTNMSKSKKKKMKKKAKKKAELLEKQLQQLEELEENLQINGCKETETNGTSLQAADEACAANPTLRNGGSNNVEHRKSFAEMTEAQVHPASSASAPEGFLNPQDNPNGNENSTTSESGMRRTSSVPDQRSLLDKRPDPVREVWPDMLVKIADLGNACWVHHHFTEDIQTRQYRCLEVLLGAGYGTPADIWSTACMAFELATGDYLFEPHSGEDYSRDEDHLAHIIELLGDIPKHIAASGKYSRVFFNKKGELRHITKLKPWGLFEVLTEKYEWDIQQARDFAEFLHPMLAFDPNQRATAAECLLHPWLTGVPLDGHQQQLQAERRQCLSFVHQPTEEVGDLDDEEDDDDEDEDDDDEDDDDDDDDADSPRQVVVPS
- the LOC124191496 gene encoding SRSF protein kinase 3-like isoform X5, with the translated sequence MTLTLELHHSMDQWLLSWTVALPGTFWALLIPVATCAILIYAIERENNSGNSREYRHSVRKQRQFAVTSSSVIVVVEDVADELDSAKNDVKGSISETLDEDEEILGSDDDEQEDPRDYTKGGYHPVKIGDLFHNRYHVVRKLGWGHFSTVWLCWDLVAKRFVALKVVKSASHYTETALDEIKLLRCVRESDETDPKREKTVQLLDDFKISGINGTHVCMVFEVLGHNLLKLIIRSQYQGIPLLNVKTIIRQVLEGLDYLHTKCRIIHTDIKPENILICVDEPFIRKLAADATQWHKMGMKLPGSLVSTAPKELQSTNTTNMSKSKKKKMKKKAKKKAELLEKQLQQLEELEENLQINGCKETETNGTSLQAADEACAANPTLRNGGSNNVEHRKSFAEMTEAQVHPASSASAPEGFLNPQDNPNGNENSTTSESGMRRTSSVPDQRSLLDKRPDPVREVWPDMLVKIADLGNACWVHHHFTEDIQTRQYRCLEVLLGAGYGTPADIWSTACMAFELATGDYLFEPHSGEDYSRDEDHLAHIIELLGDIPKHIAASGKYSRVFFNKKGELRHITKLKPWGLFEVLTEKYEWDIQQARDFAEFLHPMLAFDPNQRATAAECLLHPWLTGVPLDGHQQQLQAERRQCLSFVHQPTEEVGDLDDEEEDDDDEDEDDDDEDDDDDDDDADSPRQVVVPS
- the LOC124191496 gene encoding serine/threonine-protein kinase spk-1-like isoform X2, which translates into the protein MDEFAAMPPSADRFGSTSSSPADMHRPRRHLPSPALAQATSLLRLTQTYGGSFDICDLSALHLSLTSSPSAPVVSSSVLHPSGLIGAAGRKLPVPGRAQHHQQQHHHNKMSSAVHHMSQSDLMMASVADAMDEMDALIRPSSGSASVISARDSPKLSLSRKLPVPPVSAATKVINQSRRLLPRPLSCDVPCVSDADIAAGLQSAAAYLPAGTSQRARSSQLCSRPYSFDYSSGAEAELEEAALLHQQHQHQHQQQQQQQGSIAGSDPSLLYLETQNRRSLIRQSSTTSCPALVRPCALSPRSPKYRTADASSFSGSVSGGSSINTTPSPLPLLHPSLLSTTDPTAYVPTGVLVPFTTPSHHHTALPLSIGSSQAVATAGVIIPPRPYLWPATAAASTIATHENPSLMIPSTGSAFRAPPLGPQYRQASLSLPPSGLDPPLDINNTNNTITSSTSASTTTLAMRRHRFHDVGDGGGSFCGPFGEFAHYRLDMQRPSRSRQPVRNSVILAARNDVKGSISETLDEDEEILGSDDDEQEDPRDYTKGGYHPVKIGDLFHNRYHVVRKLGWGHFSTVWLCWDLVAKRFVALKVVKSASHYTETALDEIKLLRCVRESDETDPKREKTVQLLDDFKISGINGTHVCMVFEVLGHNLLKLIIRSQYQGIPLLNVKTIIRQVLEGLDYLHTKCRIIHTDIKPENILICVDEPFIRKLAADATQWHKMGMKLPGSLVSTAPKELQSTNTTNMSKSKKKKMKKKAKKKAELLEKQLQQLEELEENLQINGCKETETNGTSLQAADEACAANPTLRNGGSNNVEHRKSFAEMTEAQVHPASSASAPEGFLNPQDNPNGNENSTTSESGMRRTSSVPDQRSLLDKRPDPVREVWPDMLVKIADLGNACWVHHHFTEDIQTRQYRCLEVLLGAGYGTPADIWSTACMAFELATGDYLFEPHSGEDYSRDEDHLAHIIELLGDIPKHIAASGKYSRVFFNKKGELRHITKLKPWGLFEVLTEKYEWDIQQARDFAEFLHPMLAFDPNQRATAAECLLHPWLTGVPLDGHQQQLQAERRQCLSFVHQPTEEVGDLDDEEDDDDEDEDDDDEDDDDDDDDADSPRQVVVPS